The following proteins are co-located in the Sphingomonas panacis genome:
- the rplS gene encoding 50S ribosomal protein L19, which translates to MNLIQTIEAENIAKFLATKTIPEFRPGDTLKVGVKVVEGDRTRVQNYEGVCIARSNKGMGSNFTVRKISFGEGVERVFPLYSPNIDSIEVIRKGAVRRAKLYYLRGRTGKSARIAERRDNRPAKGTVAAE; encoded by the coding sequence ATGAATCTCATCCAGACGATCGAAGCCGAAAACATCGCCAAGTTCCTGGCGACCAAGACGATCCCGGAATTCCGCCCCGGGGACACGCTGAAGGTCGGCGTGAAGGTGGTCGAAGGCGACCGCACCCGCGTGCAGAACTACGAAGGCGTGTGCATCGCGCGGTCTAACAAGGGCATGGGCTCGAACTTCACCGTTCGTAAGATCAGCTTTGGCGAGGGCGTCGAGCGCGTCTTCCCGCTGTATTCGCCGAACATCGACAGCATCGAAGTCATCCGCAAGGGCGCGGTGCGTCGTGCCAAGCTGTATTATCTGCGTGGTCGCACCGGCAAGTCGGCGCGTATCGCCGAGCGCCGCGACAACCGTCCGGCCAAGGGCACCGTCGCCGCCGAATAA
- the trmD gene encoding tRNA (guanosine(37)-N1)-methyltransferase TrmD encodes MTFAATILTLYPDMFPGPLGMSLAGRALAEGRWSLDARNIRDFATDRHRTVDDTPSGGGAGMVLRADVLAAAIDSVATGAPLIAMTPRGTPLTQARVRDLASGPGVTVLCGRFEGFDERIFEARGIEEVSIGDYILSGGEMGALVLLDACIRLLPGVMGAPSSGDDESFESGLLEYPHYTRPNEWEGRTIPEVLRSGDHARIAAWRKLMAETETRLRRPDLWERHEGVRVKPPSGARRQTKDA; translated from the coding sequence ATGACCTTCGCCGCCACGATCCTGACGCTCTACCCGGACATGTTTCCCGGCCCGCTCGGTATGTCGCTCGCGGGGCGGGCGCTGGCGGAGGGGCGGTGGAGCCTCGACGCGCGCAACATCCGCGACTTCGCGACCGACAGGCACCGCACCGTCGATGATACGCCCTCGGGGGGCGGGGCCGGGATGGTGCTGCGCGCCGACGTGCTCGCCGCCGCGATCGACAGTGTTGCGACGGGCGCGCCGCTGATCGCGATGACGCCGCGCGGAACGCCACTGACGCAAGCCCGCGTGCGCGATCTGGCCAGCGGCCCCGGCGTGACCGTGCTGTGCGGGCGGTTCGAGGGGTTCGACGAGCGGATCTTCGAAGCGCGTGGCATCGAAGAGGTGTCGATCGGCGACTATATCCTGTCGGGCGGGGAGATGGGGGCGCTCGTCCTGCTCGACGCTTGCATTCGGCTGCTTCCCGGCGTAATGGGCGCGCCTTCCAGCGGAGATGACGAGAGCTTCGAAAGCGGCCTTCTCGAATATCCGCATTATACCCGACCTAATGAATGGGAAGGGCGCACGATCCCCGAAGTGCTGCGATCGGGGGATCATGCGAGGATCGCGGCCTGGCGAAAGCTGATGGCCGAGACCGAGACACGGCTAAGGAGGCCGGACCTTTGGGAACGCCACGAGGGCGTTCGGGTCAAGCCTCCCTCTGGCGCGCGGCGACAGACGAAGGACGCATGA
- a CDS encoding M2 family metallopeptidase: MIRTGISTVALALALAATPTLAQTAAPQTPAQADAFVADAEKVLGDFSVPVQQATWINETYITDDTDAIAARFGAESTELQVKYALGAARFATLPGLSYDTKRKLDLLRGGLTLPAPTTPGAASELATIVTRMSSEYGKGKGTLDGKPINGSDIEAAMGTTRDPAKLKEMWVSWHDQVGAPMRKDYARQVVIANQGAKQLGFADTGALWRAGYDMTPDQFAALTDTLWKQVEPLYLALHTYVRWKLNEKYGDAVQAKTGPIRADLLGNMWAQEWGNIYDVVAPKGAGDLGFDVGDLLKAKGYDPVRMFKTGEGFYTSLGFKPLPESFWKRSQIVKPADREVICHASAWDLDNKDDLRIKMCTKVNSDDFTTIHHEMGHNFYQRAYNTKPFLYENGANDGFHEAIGDFIALSITPDYLVKIGLLDPAKVPTPDKDIGLLLRQAMDKVAFLPFGLLIDKWRWGVFSGAIPESQYEKGWNDLRLKYQGIVPPVARDETKFDPGAKFHVPASVPYTRYFLARLLQFQFYQAACKQAGWTGPLHRCSFYGNKEVGAKLNTMLAMGQSKPWPEALEAFTGSREMSGQAMVDYFAPLKVWLDAQNKGKPSGW, from the coding sequence ATGATCCGCACCGGCATCTCCACCGTCGCGCTGGCGCTTGCGCTCGCGGCAACCCCCACGCTTGCGCAGACCGCCGCGCCGCAGACGCCGGCTCAGGCCGATGCGTTCGTCGCCGATGCCGAGAAGGTGCTCGGCGATTTTTCGGTGCCAGTGCAGCAGGCGACGTGGATCAACGAGACCTATATCACCGACGATACCGATGCGATCGCCGCGCGCTTCGGCGCGGAGAGCACGGAATTGCAGGTGAAATACGCGCTTGGCGCGGCGCGGTTCGCGACGCTGCCGGGACTGTCGTATGACACCAAGCGCAAGCTCGATCTGCTGCGCGGCGGGCTGACGCTGCCTGCGCCGACGACGCCCGGTGCGGCGAGCGAGCTGGCGACGATCGTCACGCGCATGTCGTCCGAATACGGAAAGGGCAAGGGCACGCTCGACGGCAAGCCGATCAACGGCAGCGATATCGAAGCGGCGATGGGCACCACGCGCGATCCGGCCAAGCTCAAGGAGATGTGGGTTAGCTGGCACGACCAGGTCGGCGCGCCGATGCGCAAGGATTATGCGCGGCAGGTGGTGATCGCCAATCAGGGCGCCAAGCAGCTCGGCTTCGCCGACACCGGCGCATTGTGGCGCGCGGGCTATGACATGACGCCCGACCAGTTCGCGGCGCTCACCGACACGCTTTGGAAGCAGGTCGAGCCGCTCTATCTGGCGCTCCACACCTATGTGCGCTGGAAACTCAACGAGAAATACGGCGACGCGGTGCAGGCCAAGACCGGGCCGATCCGTGCCGATCTGCTCGGCAATATGTGGGCGCAGGAATGGGGCAACATCTATGATGTCGTCGCGCCGAAGGGGGCGGGCGACCTCGGCTTCGATGTCGGCGATCTGCTCAAGGCCAAGGGCTATGATCCGGTTCGGATGTTCAAGACCGGGGAGGGGTTCTACACCTCGCTCGGTTTCAAGCCGCTGCCGGAAAGCTTCTGGAAGCGCTCGCAGATCGTCAAGCCGGCCGACCGCGAGGTGATCTGCCACGCATCGGCATGGGATCTCGACAACAAGGACGACCTGCGCATCAAGATGTGTACCAAGGTCAATTCGGACGATTTCACCACCATCCACCACGAGATGGGGCATAATTTCTACCAGCGCGCCTACAATACCAAGCCATTCCTCTACGAGAATGGCGCCAACGACGGCTTCCACGAGGCGATCGGCGATTTCATCGCGCTGTCGATCACGCCCGATTATCTCGTCAAGATCGGCCTGCTCGATCCGGCGAAGGTGCCGACGCCGGACAAGGACATCGGGCTGCTGCTGCGGCAGGCTATGGACAAGGTCGCGTTCCTGCCGTTCGGGCTGCTGATCGACAAATGGCGCTGGGGCGTGTTCTCGGGCGCGATCCCCGAGAGCCAGTATGAGAAGGGCTGGAACGACCTGCGGCTGAAGTATCAGGGCATCGTGCCGCCGGTCGCGCGCGACGAGACCAAGTTCGATCCGGGTGCGAAATTCCACGTGCCGGCGAGCGTGCCGTACACGCGCTATTTCCTCGCGCGGCTGCTCCAGTTCCAGTTCTATCAGGCGGCGTGCAAGCAGGCCGGGTGGACGGGGCCGCTGCACCGCTGCTCGTTCTACGGCAACAAGGAGGTTGGCGCGAAGCTGAACACGATGCTGGCGATGGGCCAGTCGAAGCCCTGGCCCGAGGCGTTAGAGGCGTTCACCGGCAGCCGCGAGATGTCGGGGCAGGCGATGGTCGATTATTTCGCGCCGCTGAAAGTCTGGCTCGACGCGCAGAACAAGGGCAAGCCCAGCGGCTGGTGA
- a CDS encoding S9 family peptidase: MAAEPAQQALTLERVFASPDLAGPQPRALRLSPDGTLLTSLRPRADEKDRLDLWARDTRTGEERMLVDSRKIGSGAELSEAEKMQRERARIGGSKGIVAYDWAPDGKAILVPLDGDLYLASLDGAVRRLTSQPRGQLNPTVSPKSGFIGFVRDQNLFVQPLGGGAARAVTQGGGGTVHWGEAEFVAQEEMHRFTGYWWSPDETRIAVERFDEAPVGVVTRAAIGAEGTKVYDQRYPAAGTPNALVDLYVIGLDGKQVKVDLGANRDIYLARVDWTPDGSALLVQRQSRDQKTLDMLSVDPATGKAHVLFTEKSGVRSWLNLSDAYRVLGDGSLIWASERSGYRHLYRFAQGKWTQLTKGEWVVQALIGVDEKAGRITFVANKDGPLEQHVYALDLKHGNAITRLTEAGWWNSATMDGDASRLIVTRSSPDQPPQAYLADNAGKRLAWINENAVVPGHPYYPYRAAHRSTQFGTIKADDGTPLYYEMIAPKLEPGKKYPVFFQHYGGPGTGQQVTRAWGGALPQYLVQHGYVFFQIDNRGSYNRGKAFEDAIYRAMGTVEVADQLAGAKFVKSQRFVDPAKVAIYGWSYGGYMTIKMLEANQGVYAAGVSGAPVTKWELYDTHYTERYMGDPGKDAAAYKASDAIGDAAKIADPLLLIHGMADDNVVFENSTAFAAEMQRQDRAFEMMFYPGQTHRVGGPGISAHLWGTILNFLDRTVKSKP, from the coding sequence ATGGCCGCTGAGCCGGCGCAGCAGGCGCTGACGCTCGAGCGCGTCTTCGCCAGCCCCGATCTCGCCGGGCCGCAGCCGCGCGCGCTGAGGCTGTCCCCGGACGGCACCTTGCTGACCTCGCTGCGCCCGCGCGCCGACGAAAAGGACCGGCTCGACCTGTGGGCGCGCGACACGCGCACCGGCGAAGAGCGGATGCTGGTCGATTCGCGCAAGATCGGCAGCGGCGCCGAACTGTCCGAAGCCGAGAAGATGCAGCGCGAGCGCGCGCGCATCGGCGGATCGAAGGGCATCGTCGCCTATGACTGGGCGCCCGACGGCAAGGCGATCCTGGTGCCGCTCGACGGCGATCTCTATCTCGCCTCGCTCGACGGGGCGGTGCGGCGGCTGACCAGCCAGCCGCGCGGCCAGCTCAACCCAACGGTATCGCCCAAAAGCGGCTTTATCGGTTTCGTGCGCGACCAGAATCTGTTCGTCCAGCCGCTTGGCGGCGGCGCGGCGCGGGCGGTGACGCAAGGTGGCGGCGGCACGGTGCATTGGGGCGAGGCGGAGTTCGTCGCGCAGGAGGAAATGCACCGCTTCACCGGCTATTGGTGGTCGCCCGACGAAACGCGCATCGCAGTCGAACGGTTCGACGAGGCACCAGTCGGCGTCGTCACGCGCGCGGCGATCGGGGCTGAGGGCACCAAGGTCTATGACCAGCGCTATCCGGCGGCTGGCACGCCAAACGCCTTGGTCGATCTCTACGTGATCGGGTTGGACGGCAAGCAAGTGAAGGTCGATCTCGGTGCGAACCGCGACATCTACCTCGCGCGCGTGGACTGGACGCCCGACGGGTCCGCCTTGCTCGTCCAGCGCCAGAGCCGCGACCAGAAGACGCTCGACATGCTCAGCGTCGATCCCGCCACCGGCAAGGCGCATGTGCTGTTCACCGAGAAGTCGGGCGTGCGGAGCTGGCTCAACCTCAGCGACGCCTATCGCGTGCTGGGCGATGGCAGCCTGATCTGGGCGTCCGAGCGCAGCGGCTATCGCCACCTTTATCGCTTCGCGCAGGGCAAATGGACTCAGCTCACCAAGGGCGAATGGGTGGTGCAGGCGCTGATCGGGGTGGACGAGAAAGCGGGCCGGATCACCTTCGTCGCCAACAAGGACGGCCCGCTCGAACAGCATGTCTATGCGCTCGATCTCAAGCACGGCAACGCGATCACGCGGCTGACCGAAGCCGGCTGGTGGAACAGCGCGACGATGGACGGCGATGCAAGCCGCCTGATCGTCACGCGCTCCAGCCCCGACCAGCCGCCGCAGGCCTATCTCGCGGACAATGCGGGCAAGCGGCTGGCGTGGATCAACGAGAATGCGGTGGTGCCGGGGCATCCCTATTACCCGTACCGCGCCGCGCACCGGAGCACGCAGTTCGGCACGATCAAGGCGGACGACGGCACGCCGCTCTATTATGAAATGATCGCGCCGAAGCTGGAGCCGGGCAAAAAATATCCCGTGTTCTTCCAGCATTATGGCGGCCCCGGCACCGGCCAGCAGGTGACGCGCGCGTGGGGCGGGGCATTGCCGCAATATCTGGTGCAGCACGGCTATGTGTTCTTCCAGATCGACAATCGCGGATCGTACAATCGCGGCAAGGCGTTCGAGGACGCGATCTACCGCGCGATGGGGACGGTCGAGGTCGCGGACCAATTGGCCGGGGCCAAGTTCGTCAAGAGCCAGAGGTTCGTCGATCCCGCCAAGGTGGCGATCTACGGCTGGTCCTATGGCGGCTATATGACGATCAAGATGCTCGAGGCGAACCAGGGCGTCTATGCCGCCGGCGTATCGGGCGCTCCGGTGACGAAGTGGGAACTCTACGACACGCATTATACCGAACGCTATATGGGCGATCCCGGCAAGGACGCCGCCGCGTACAAGGCGTCGGACGCGATCGGCGATGCCGCCAAGATCGCCGATCCGCTGCTGCTGATCCACGGCATGGCCGACGACAATGTCGTGTTCGAGAATTCGACCGCGTTCGCCGCCGAGATGCAGCGCCAGGACCGCGCGTTCGAAATGATGTTCTACCCCGGCCAGACTCACCGTGTCGGCGGGCCCGGTATCAGCGCGCATTTGTGGGGGACGATCCTCAACTTCCTCGACCGCACTGTGAAGTCCAAGCCCTAA
- a CDS encoding type II toxin-antitoxin system VapC family toxin: MIVLDASVAVKLVSEEAGSDAALERVGAAGRIIAPDWMLLEVTHALWKKAHQSRADEAVAESGVKALKQVVDAFFPADDLLSAALALSFQLQHPVYDCLYLALAQAEGAVVLTADEKFVRAATQHGHGGQTELLAS; encoded by the coding sequence GTGATCGTGCTCGACGCGAGCGTTGCCGTGAAGCTGGTCAGCGAAGAGGCGGGAAGCGATGCCGCATTGGAGCGGGTTGGTGCGGCAGGCCGGATCATCGCGCCGGACTGGATGCTGCTGGAAGTGACGCACGCGCTTTGGAAGAAAGCCCATCAGTCGCGTGCCGACGAGGCGGTGGCGGAGTCGGGCGTCAAGGCGCTCAAGCAAGTCGTCGATGCGTTCTTCCCAGCCGATGATCTGCTCTCGGCGGCGCTGGCGCTGTCTTTCCAATTACAGCATCCGGTTTACGACTGCCTGTATCTTGCATTGGCGCAGGCCGAGGGGGCGGTCGTGCTGACGGCGGATGAGAAGTTCGTACGCGCTGCAACTCAGCATGGTCATGGTGGCCAGACGGAGCTTCTGGCATCATGA
- a CDS encoding DUF418 domain-containing protein — MNDVPMTTAAEPDGAPRIAVLDILRGVAILGILFMNINDMGQSLVASFDDIRHLGWSSTDQAAWWLREVFADGTARCMLEMLFGAGMVILTTRAAEAAGHLQVLGRYYVRNLILFGFGLIHIFILLWPGDILHTYGIAALIAFLFARLPGRWLVVIGLNLAAFTLVTGASDFNRITQRQVTLAQAAVKQRAGIALDAADRAAIAAQKTHEVSKAKRDREMAARVVAEDKARSGTALTWARAQWNTIIVIEGYGLEALFVWEAASTMLIGAGLFKLGILQGTRSRRFYLGMTVIAYAVGVTLRSVAAWQTMQFDDAPKLDWATSELARLAVTLGHIGLINVLATTVVGARLLRPFVAAGRTALTLYIAQTLICLWLLFPPFALALYGKLTWGPLMVVAFVIDAVLLWAANVYVRHYAIAPVEWAWRSLIEGRRLPWRKPAPLRTARASR, encoded by the coding sequence GTGAACGACGTACCGATGACCACGGCGGCCGAGCCGGACGGTGCGCCGCGGATCGCGGTGCTCGATATCCTGCGCGGCGTGGCGATCCTCGGCATTCTGTTCATGAACATCAACGACATGGGGCAGTCGCTGGTCGCCTCGTTCGACGACATCCGCCATCTCGGCTGGAGTTCGACCGACCAAGCGGCGTGGTGGCTGCGCGAAGTGTTCGCCGACGGCACCGCGCGCTGCATGCTGGAGATGCTGTTCGGCGCTGGCATGGTGATCCTCACCACCCGCGCGGCGGAGGCGGCGGGGCATTTGCAGGTGCTGGGGCGCTATTATGTGCGCAACCTGATTCTGTTCGGCTTCGGCCTCATCCACATCTTCATCCTGCTATGGCCCGGGGACATTCTCCACACCTATGGCATCGCCGCTTTGATCGCGTTTCTGTTCGCGCGGTTGCCGGGCAGGTGGCTGGTCGTGATCGGCCTCAACCTGGCGGCATTCACGCTTGTCACCGGCGCGAGCGACTTCAATCGCATCACGCAGCGGCAGGTCACGCTCGCGCAGGCGGCGGTTAAGCAGCGCGCCGGCATAGCGCTCGACGCCGCCGATCGTGCTGCGATCGCCGCGCAGAAGACGCATGAGGTCAGCAAGGCCAAGCGCGACCGCGAGATGGCCGCGCGCGTCGTCGCCGAGGACAAAGCGCGCAGCGGCACTGCGCTCACTTGGGCACGGGCGCAGTGGAATACGATCATCGTGATCGAAGGGTACGGGCTGGAGGCGCTGTTCGTCTGGGAAGCCGCCTCGACGATGCTGATCGGCGCGGGGCTGTTCAAGCTCGGCATCTTGCAGGGGACGCGCTCGCGGCGGTTCTATCTCGGCATGACGGTGATCGCTTATGCGGTGGGCGTAACGCTGCGCAGCGTGGCGGCGTGGCAGACGATGCAATTCGACGACGCGCCGAAGCTCGATTGGGCGACCTCCGAACTGGCGCGGTTGGCGGTGACGCTCGGGCATATCGGGCTGATCAACGTTCTGGCGACGACGGTGGTCGGCGCGCGGCTGCTGCGGCCGTTCGTCGCGGCGGGGCGGACGGCGCTGACGCTGTATATCGCCCAGACGCTGATCTGCCTGTGGCTGCTGTTTCCGCCGTTCGCGCTGGCGCTGTACGGCAAGCTGACGTGGGGACCGCTGATGGTGGTGGCGTTCGTCATTGATGCGGTGCTGCTATGGGCGGCGAACGTCTATGTCCGGCATTATGCTATCGCGCCGGTCGAATGGGCGTGGCGCTCGCTGATCGAGGGTCGGCGATTGCCGTGGCGTAAACCGGCCCCTTTACGCACCGCGCGCGCATCGCGATAA
- a CDS encoding aspartate-semialdehyde dehydrogenase, translating to MGYRIVVAGATGNVGREMLNILAEREFPADEIAVVASSRSQGEEVDFGETGKKLKVQNIDNFDPTGWDMALFAIGSDATKIHAPRFAAAGCTVIDNSSLYRMDPDVPLIVPEVNPEAIAGYRVKNIIANPNCSTAQMVVALKPLHDAATIKRVVVATYQSVSGAGKAGMDELFEQSRNIFVGDSAEAKKFTKQIAFNVIPHIDSFLDDGSTKEEWKMVVETKKILDKKIKVHATCVRVPVFVGHSEAINIEFEREISAEEAQNILREAPGIMLVDKREDGGYVTPVECVGEYATFISRVREDPTVENGLSLWCVSDNLRKGAALNAVQIAELLGRRHLQKAD from the coding sequence ATGGGTTATCGGATCGTCGTCGCGGGCGCCACGGGCAATGTCGGGCGCGAAATGCTGAACATTCTGGCGGAGCGTGAGTTTCCGGCGGACGAGATCGCTGTCGTCGCATCCTCGCGCAGCCAGGGCGAAGAGGTCGATTTCGGCGAGACCGGCAAGAAGCTCAAGGTCCAGAACATCGACAATTTCGATCCGACCGGCTGGGACATGGCCTTGTTCGCGATCGGATCGGACGCGACCAAGATCCACGCGCCGCGCTTCGCGGCGGCGGGCTGCACGGTGATCGACAATTCGTCGCTGTACCGGATGGACCCCGACGTGCCGTTGATCGTGCCCGAGGTGAACCCCGAGGCGATCGCCGGCTATCGCGTCAAGAACATCATCGCCAACCCGAACTGCTCGACCGCGCAGATGGTGGTCGCGTTGAAGCCGCTGCACGACGCCGCCACCATCAAGCGCGTCGTCGTCGCGACCTATCAATCGGTGTCGGGCGCGGGCAAGGCCGGCATGGACGAGCTGTTCGAGCAGAGCCGCAACATCTTTGTCGGCGACAGCGCCGAGGCGAAGAAATTCACCAAGCAGATCGCCTTCAACGTGATCCCGCATATCGACAGCTTCCTCGACGACGGATCGACCAAGGAAGAGTGGAAGATGGTCGTCGAGACCAAGAAGATCCTCGACAAGAAGATCAAGGTCCACGCGACCTGCGTGCGCGTGCCGGTGTTCGTCGGCCATTCGGAAGCGATCAACATCGAGTTCGAGCGCGAGATTTCGGCCGAGGAGGCGCAGAACATCCTGCGCGAAGCACCCGGCATCATGCTCGTCGACAAGCGCGAGGACGGTGGTTACGTCACGCCGGTCGAGTGCGTCGGCGAATATGCGACCTTCATCAGCCGCGTGCGCGAAGACCCGACCGTCGAGAACGGCCTGTCGCTGTGGTGCGTGAGCGACAACCTGCGTAAAGGTGCCGCGTTGAACGCGGTGCAGATCGCGGAGTTGCTTGGGCGGCGGCATTTGCAGAAGGCGGATTGA
- a CDS encoding alpha/beta fold hydrolase, with protein MASSPIEPQFFDSFDGTRIAWRETGEGRPVVLIHGYFSDAFTNWIRYGHAALIAARGFRVIMPDLRAHGSSAKPHDPASYPPDVLMHDGFALIAHLGLTDYDLGGYSLGARTAVRMLANGATPRRAVLSGMGYQGIVHTAGRGRHFRHVLTNLGSFERGSNEWLTEAFLKTTKGDPEALLRILDTFVDTPAEAVAAITMPTLVLAGVDDHDNGSGAELAGALVDGTFREIPGNHMSAVVKPELGREIADFLAA; from the coding sequence TTGGCAAGCTCCCCGATTGAACCGCAGTTTTTCGACAGTTTCGACGGCACCCGTATCGCCTGGCGCGAGACGGGCGAGGGCAGGCCGGTCGTCCTGATTCACGGGTATTTCTCCGACGCGTTCACCAACTGGATTCGCTACGGTCATGCGGCGTTGATCGCGGCGCGCGGCTTCCGCGTCATCATGCCCGATCTGCGCGCGCACGGCAGCAGCGCCAAGCCGCACGATCCCGCCAGCTATCCGCCCGACGTGCTGATGCACGACGGCTTTGCGCTGATCGCGCATCTTGGCCTCACCGATTACGATCTCGGCGGCTATTCGCTCGGCGCGCGCACGGCTGTGCGGATGCTCGCCAATGGCGCGACGCCGCGCCGCGCGGTGCTGTCCGGCATGGGCTATCAGGGCATCGTCCATACCGCCGGGCGCGGGAGGCACTTCCGCCATGTCCTCACCAATCTCGGCAGTTTCGAGCGGGGCAGCAACGAATGGCTGACCGAGGCCTTCCTCAAGACCACCAAGGGCGATCCGGAGGCGCTGCTGCGCATCCTCGATACGTTCGTCGATACGCCCGCCGAGGCGGTCGCGGCGATCACGATGCCGACTTTGGTGTTGGCCGGCGTCGACGACCACGACAACGGTTCGGGCGCGGAACTGGCCGGCGCGCTGGTCGATGGCACCTTCCGGGAGATCCCCGGCAACCACATGAGCGCGGTGGTGAAGCCCGAACTCGGCCGGGAAATCGCCGACTTCCTCGCGGCTTGA
- a CDS encoding GFA family protein gives MTNGGCLCGAVRYEIPGEPIAARACWCRLCQYLGAGSGTVNVAFPSAGVTITGEPRWRTDTADSGNTLRRGFCAECGTPLFSATDARPHLIFVRAGSLDDPNLIAPGATIWTSEAPTWAHFDPALPQVEKQPPPVA, from the coding sequence ATGACCAACGGCGGATGCCTGTGCGGCGCGGTGCGCTATGAGATCCCGGGTGAGCCGATCGCGGCGCGCGCCTGCTGGTGCCGGCTGTGCCAATATCTCGGCGCGGGCAGCGGCACCGTCAACGTCGCCTTCCCCAGCGCGGGCGTGACGATCACCGGCGAACCGCGCTGGCGCACCGACACCGCCGACAGCGGCAACACGCTCCGCCGCGGCTTCTGCGCGGAGTGCGGCACGCCGCTGTTCAGCGCCACCGATGCCCGCCCGCACCTGATCTTCGTGCGCGCCGGCTCGCTCGACGATCCGAACCTCATCGCCCCCGGCGCGACGATCTGGACCAGCGAAGCCCCGACATGGGCGCATTTCGATCCGGCGCTGCCACAGGTGGAAAAGCAGCCACCGCCGGTCGCGTGA
- a CDS encoding FitA-like ribbon-helix-helix domain-containing protein, with the protein MGQVLIRNLDDGLLEDFRRAAKDGGRSLEAELRDALQRSRPVPKRMSKEELVALSRRMRALTPPGAGEVDSTEIIREARDRGYGASE; encoded by the coding sequence ATGGGACAGGTTCTTATCCGCAATCTCGACGACGGCTTGCTGGAGGATTTCCGGCGTGCCGCGAAGGATGGAGGTCGTTCGTTGGAGGCTGAGCTTCGCGACGCGCTTCAGCGTAGCCGCCCGGTCCCAAAGCGAATGTCCAAAGAAGAGCTCGTGGCATTGTCGCGCCGGATGCGCGCATTGACGCCACCTGGCGCGGGCGAGGTCGACAGCACCGAGATCATTCGTGAAGCCCGTGATCGGGGCTATGGCGCATCGGAGTGA
- a CDS encoding GFA family protein produces the protein MTETLTGGCQCGRIRYAVAIDDDDAYLCHCRMCQRATGGVSIAFKNVRIADVAWTTQPPERFRSSPIAERGFCRDCGTPLTFEFVKPGATMDLTVGSFDEPGRFVPREHSGAESLHEAWIDTRGLPRVRTEDNPSTSDRWIDALGKLPD, from the coding sequence ATGACCGAAACCCTCACCGGCGGCTGCCAGTGCGGCCGCATCCGCTATGCGGTCGCGATCGACGATGACGATGCGTATCTCTGCCATTGCCGGATGTGCCAGCGCGCGACCGGAGGCGTTTCGATCGCGTTCAAGAACGTGCGGATCGCCGATGTCGCGTGGACCACGCAGCCGCCCGAGCGGTTCCGGTCCTCGCCGATCGCCGAGCGCGGGTTTTGCCGCGACTGCGGTACGCCGTTGACGTTCGAGTTCGTCAAGCCCGGCGCGACGATGGACCTGACCGTCGGCAGCTTCGACGAGCCCGGGCGGTTCGTGCCGCGCGAGCATTCCGGCGCGGAAAGCCTGCACGAAGCATGGATCGACACGCGTGGCCTGCCACGGGTAAGGACCGAGGATAACCCCTCGACCTCAGACCGTTGGATCGACGCACTTGGCAAGCTCCCCGATTGA
- a CDS encoding MgtC/SapB family protein, with product MRFLTTFHLWPFLDTVVSYLVAFVLGTLIGAERQYRQRTAGLRTNALVALGSAAFVDLGQRLGGDVESIRVIAYVVSGIGFLGAGVIMKEGMNVRGLNTAATLWCSAAVGAIAGSDLIAEATLLAFMVILVNTVLRPLVDSINRVPIEGRHVEATYSVTITTDADTAGPMGDLLTEHLETAQLPVAELDVVPRGEDRVEIVAKLVSTNVAAAELDALTDHLAEVHGITHATWQARTHD from the coding sequence ATGCGGTTCCTGACGACCTTCCACCTGTGGCCGTTTCTCGACACGGTCGTCAGCTATCTCGTCGCGTTCGTGCTGGGCACGCTGATCGGCGCCGAGCGGCAATATCGCCAGCGCACCGCGGGTTTGCGCACCAACGCGCTGGTCGCGCTGGGATCGGCGGCGTTCGTCGACCTCGGGCAGCGGCTGGGCGGGGATGTCGAGTCGATCCGGGTGATCGCCTATGTCGTCTCGGGGATCGGCTTCCTCGGCGCCGGCGTCATCATGAAGGAGGGGATGAACGTCCGCGGGCTCAACACCGCCGCCACCTTGTGGTGTTCGGCGGCGGTCGGCGCGATCGCGGGCAGCGATCTGATCGCGGAAGCCACGCTGCTCGCGTTCATGGTGATCCTCGTCAACACCGTGCTGCGGCCGCTCGTCGATTCGATCAACCGCGTGCCGATCGAGGGGCGGCATGTCGAGGCGACCTATTCCGTCACCATCACCACCGATGCCGATACTGCCGGGCCGATGGGCGACCTGCTGACCGAGCATCTCGAAACCGCGCAACTGCCGGTTGCCGAACTCGACGTGGTGCCGCGCGGCGAGGACCGGGTCGAGATCGTCGCCAAGCTGGTCAGCACCAATGTCGCGGCGGCAGAACTCGATGCGCTGACCGATCATCTCGCCGAGGTTCACGGCATCACCCATGCGACCTGGCAAGCGCGCACGCACGATTAG